The following proteins come from a genomic window of Trifolium pratense cultivar HEN17-A07 linkage group LG4, ARS_RC_1.1, whole genome shotgun sequence:
- the LOC123921481 gene encoding NADPH-dependent alkenal/one oxidoreductase, chloroplastic, which translates to MSLSTTISHLTILPSLPSTSSLSHRFSFTFPEKRNQKNSHTILFSSSSRSGRFLVKSQTSSVSSSEAVKVTSVPSEMKAWVYGEYGDVDVLKFDSSVAVPDVKEDQVLVKVVAAALNPVDGKRRQGKFKATDSPLPTVPGYDVAGIVVKVGSGVKEFKVGDEVYGDVNEKALEGPKQFGSLAEYTAVEEKLLALKPKNLDFAQAASLPLAIETAYEGLERTGFSSGKSILVLNGSGGVGSLVIQLAKQVFGASRVAATSSTRHLELLKSLGADLAIDYTKENFEDLPEKFDVVYDAIGQCDRAVKAIKEGGSVVALTGAVTPPGFRFVVTSNGDVLKKLNPYLESGNVKPIIDPKGPFNFAQVAEAFSYIETNKATGKVVIFPIP; encoded by the exons ATGTCACTCTCCACCACAATTTCTCACCTCACCATTCTTCCTTCACTTCCTTCAACTTCATCACTTTCTCATAGATTTTCCTTCACTTTCCCTGAAAAAAGAAACCAGAAAAATTCTCATACAAttcttttctcttcttcatCAAGGTCTGGTAGATTCTTGGTGAAGTCTCAGACTTCTAGTGTATCTTCTTCTGAGGCTGTGAAAGTAACTTCTGTTCCTTCTGAAATGAAGGCTTGGGTGTATGGAGAATATGGTGATGTTgatgttttgaaatttgattcCAGTGTTGCTGTTCCAGATGTTAAAGAAGATCAGGTTCTTGTTAAGGTTGTTGCTGCTGCTCTTAATCCTGTTGATGGTAAAAGAAGGCAGGGAAAATTTAAGGCTACTGATTCTCCTCTTCCG ACTGTTCCTGGCTATGATGTTGCTGGGATTGTAGTAAAAGTTGGAAGTGGAGTAAAGGAATTCAAAGTGGGTGATGAAGTGTATGGTGATGTAAATGAGAAAGCACTTGAAGGGCCTAAACAGTTTGGGTCTCTAGCTGAATACACAGCTGTTGAGGAGAAATTATTGGCTCTAAAACCTAAGAATTTGGACTTTGCTCAAGCTGCTTCTCTTCCTCTTGCAATTGAGACTGCTTATGAAGGTTTGGAGAGGACTGGATTTTCTTCTGGTAAATCCATTCTTGTTCTTAATGGTTCTGGTGGGGTTGGAAGCTTAGTGATTCAG CTAGCTAAACAAGTTTTTGGAGCTTCAAGAGTAGCTGCCACTTCAAGCACTAGACATTTGGAGCTGTTGAAAAGCCTTGGAGCCGATTTGGCTATTGACTACACAAAGGAGAACTTTGAAGATTTACCTGAAAAATTTGATGTAGTTTATGATGCCATTG GGCAATGTGACAGAGCAGTGAAGGCTATAAAAGAAGGTGGCAGTGTAGTAGCACTAACAGGTGCTGTTACACCACCTGGATTCAGATTTGTAGTAACTTCCAATGGAGATGTTCTGAAGAAACTAAACCCTTATTTAGAGAGTGGAAATGTGAAGCCAATTATTGATCCCAAAGGTCCATTCAACTTTGCTCAAGTTGCTGAAGCATTCTCTTACATTGAAACAAACAAAGCTACTGGAAAAGTTGTTATATTCCCCATCCcatga